A single genomic interval of Musa acuminata AAA Group cultivar baxijiao chromosome BXJ3-4, Cavendish_Baxijiao_AAA, whole genome shotgun sequence harbors:
- the LOC135637152 gene encoding proline--tRNA ligase, cytoplasmic-like, with product MATANANTKGARKKEVKKETGLGLTYKKNENFGEWYSEVVVNSEMIEYYDISGCYILRPWTMTIWEVLQTFFDAEIKKMNIKNAYFPLFVTESVLQREKDHIEGFAPEVAWVTKSGQSELEVPIAIRPTSETVMYPYFSKWIRGHRDLPLKLNQWCNVVRWEFSHPTPFIRSREFLWQEGHTAFATQAEADQEVLEILELYRKIYEEFLAIPVVKGRKSELEKFAGGYYTTSVEAFIPNTGRGIQGATSHCLGQNFAKMFQINFENDKGEKAMVWQNSWAYSTRTIGVMVMVHGDDKGLVLPPKVASVQVIVIPVPFKDANTDAIFSACSSTVQALREAGFRAEADLRDNYSPGWKYSHWEMKGVPLRIEIGPKDLANNQVRVVRRDNGAKSDIPMGNLVEKVKEILSSIQECLFNAAKQKRDACIKIVNTWDEFIAALNDKKMILAPWCDEEEVEKDVKARTKGELGAAKSLCTPFDQPRLPEGTLCFASGKPAKKWTYWGRSY from the exons ATGGCGACCGCTAATGCCAACACCAAAGGCG CGAGGAAGAAGGAAGTGAAGAAAGAAACTGGACTTGGTTTGACCTACAAGAAAAATGAGAACTTTGGTGAATGGTACTCCGAG GTTGTTGTTAATAGTGAAATGATCGAGTACTACGACATATCTGGCTGCTACATCCTAAGACCATGGACGATGACAATTTGGGAAGTTTTACAA ACATTCTTTGATGCTGAAATAAAAAAGATGAATATCAAGAATGCGTATTTTCCTCTATTTGTTACTGAGAGTGTCCTACAGAGGGAGAAGGATCATATTGAGGGCTTTGCTCCTGAG GTTGCTTGGGTTACTAAGTCTGGTCAGTCCGAGTTGGAAGTTCCTATTGCAATTCGTCCCACAAGTGAAACTGTCATGTACCCATATTTTTCTAAATGGATTAGGGGGCATCGTGACTTGCCATTGAAGCTTAACCAATGGTGCAATGTCGTTAGATGGGAGTTTAGCCATCCTACTCCCTTTATCAG GAGTcgggagtttctttggcaagaagGGCACACAGCTTTTGCAACACAAGCTGAAGCAGATCAAGAG GTTCTTGAAATCTTGGAACTATACAGGAAAATATATGAAGAGTTCCTTGCAATTCCTGTTGTTAAGGGTAGAAAAAGTGAGCTAGAAAAGTTTGCTGGTGGTTACTATACCACAAGTGTTGAG GCTTTTATTCCTAACACAGGTCGTGGAATACAAGGTGCTACCTCCCATTGCCTTGGACAAAATTTTGCAAAGATGTTCCAGATAAATTTTGAGAATGATAAAGGTGAAAAAGCTATGGTCTGGCAGAATTCTTGGGCATACAGCACTCGCACG ATTGGTGTTATGGTGATGGTTCATGGAGATGATAAAGGCTTAGTATTACCACCTAAAGTGGCATCAGTCCAAGTGATCGTCATCCCTGTCCCTTTCAAGGATGCAAATACTGATGCAATCTTTAGTGCCTGCTCATCAACAGTTCAGGCACTCCGTGAAGCAGGCTTTAGAGCTGAAGCAGATTTAAGAGATAACTACTCTCCTGGCTGGAAGTATTCACACTGGGAAATGAAAGGTGTTCCTTTGAGAATTGAAATTGGACCCAAGGATTTGGCAAATAACCAG GTGCGGGTTGTTAGGCGTGACAATGGTGCAAAATCAGACATACCAATGGGCAATCTGGTGGAAAAAGTGAAAGAGATACTCTCAAGTATCCAGGAATGCTTGTTTAATGCAGCAAAACAGAAGAGAGATGCATGCATAAAGATTGTCAATACCTGGGATGAGTTCATAGCTGCTCTTAATGACAAAAAAATGATCCTTGCTCCCTGGTGCGATGAAGAG GAAGTTGAGAAGGATGTAAAAGCTCGAACAAAGGGTGAACTAGGAGCTGCAAAGTCTCTATGCACCCCATTTGATCAGCCAAGGCTTCCAGAAG GAACTCTATGCTTTGCCTCAGGAAAGCCAGCCAAGAAATGGACATATTGGGGACGAAGCTACTAG